The Spirosoma foliorum genome has a window encoding:
- a CDS encoding cob(I)yrinic acid a,c-diamide adenosyltransferase yields the protein MKIYTKTGDKGQTALIGGRRISKADLRIDAYGTVDELNSWIGLVRDQPVNESQKGLLKEIQDRLFTVGAELATDPEKAPKRAIPVIIPDDVLLLEQAMDAMDTELPELRAFVLPGGHQSVSFCHLARTVCRRAERLVIALTEESPVDELVIQYLNRLSDYLFVLSRKMAQELNAEEVAWKPRT from the coding sequence ATGAAGATTTACACAAAAACAGGCGATAAAGGCCAAACGGCGTTGATTGGTGGGCGTCGGATAAGCAAAGCCGATTTACGAATTGATGCCTATGGAACGGTTGATGAACTTAATTCATGGATCGGACTGGTACGCGACCAGCCAGTCAATGAAAGTCAGAAAGGGCTATTAAAGGAAATTCAAGACCGGTTATTTACCGTCGGAGCCGAACTGGCCACTGATCCCGAAAAGGCTCCTAAACGGGCAATTCCTGTCATTATTCCAGACGATGTGCTTCTACTCGAGCAGGCTATGGATGCAATGGATACTGAACTGCCTGAGTTACGCGCTTTTGTTTTACCTGGAGGACATCAGTCGGTATCGTTTTGTCACCTCGCCCGAACTGTTTGCCGTCGGGCTGAGCGACTGGTGATTGCCTTAACGGAGGAATCTCCCGTAGATGAGCTGGTGATACAATACCTGAATCGACTGTCTGATTATCTGTTTGTCCTCAGTCGAAAGATGGCACAGGAATTGAATGCTGAGGAAGTAGCCTGGAAGCCCAGAACGTGA
- a CDS encoding S-adenosylmethionine:tRNA ribosyltransferase-isomerase: protein MTETNELLLSQFQYDLPDERIARFPLPQRDSSKLLVYQQGQIRHERFTSLPDLLPATSFLVFNNTKVIPARLHFTKPTGAVIELFLLNPFPNSQPISKAMEATGSAVWQGMIGNRKRWKPDETLETTLPTPNGEVKLSVRWHTYEQSAVELSWQPAELTFAQLIHYAGEIPLPPYLKRDATETDRETYQTVYSKQEGAVAAPTAGLHFTPAVFDALASRGIDHDYLTLHVGAGTFQPIKTEDVRQHHMHTEEVVYTQQNLRNLLAHIDTVVAVGTTSMRALESLYWMGVKLIRQDANPFQLDQHYAYQVPIQEQPKAEDSLNVVLQSLIDSRKESIVAYTGIYITPGYQFKLCKGIVTNFHQPGSTLILLISALIGDDWKRIYKEALENDYRFLSYGDSSLLLP, encoded by the coding sequence ATGACTGAAACAAATGAATTGTTACTGAGTCAGTTTCAGTACGATCTGCCGGATGAACGTATCGCCAGATTTCCGCTCCCTCAGCGCGATTCGTCGAAGCTGCTTGTGTACCAGCAGGGCCAGATTCGTCATGAACGATTCACTAGTTTGCCGGATTTATTGCCTGCAACCAGTTTTCTGGTCTTTAATAATACAAAGGTCATTCCGGCACGACTGCATTTTACCAAGCCAACGGGAGCTGTTATCGAACTGTTTCTACTTAATCCCTTCCCGAATTCGCAGCCCATTAGTAAGGCAATGGAAGCCACAGGCTCGGCTGTCTGGCAGGGAATGATCGGTAATCGTAAACGTTGGAAACCAGACGAAACGCTGGAAACAACATTGCCAACGCCAAACGGAGAGGTCAAGTTGTCGGTACGGTGGCATACTTATGAGCAATCGGCCGTTGAATTAAGCTGGCAACCTGCCGAATTAACGTTCGCTCAGCTCATACACTATGCGGGCGAAATTCCGTTGCCTCCCTATCTCAAACGTGATGCTACGGAAACGGATCGGGAAACATACCAGACTGTCTACTCGAAGCAGGAGGGAGCGGTAGCCGCACCCACAGCTGGCCTACATTTCACCCCGGCTGTATTCGACGCATTGGCCAGCCGAGGAATTGATCATGACTATTTAACGCTGCATGTAGGGGCTGGAACATTTCAACCTATTAAAACGGAAGATGTTCGCCAGCATCACATGCATACGGAGGAGGTTGTGTACACACAGCAGAATCTCCGCAATCTGCTCGCGCATATCGATACTGTGGTAGCCGTTGGGACAACCTCCATGCGTGCCTTGGAAAGTTTGTATTGGATGGGCGTTAAATTAATACGTCAGGATGCCAACCCGTTCCAACTCGACCAGCATTATGCCTATCAGGTTCCCATTCAGGAACAGCCCAAAGCAGAGGATTCGTTAAACGTCGTATTACAGTCACTGATCGATTCTCGTAAAGAATCAATCGTAGCATATACAGGTATCTATATTACACCGGGTTATCAGTTCAAATTGTGTAAAGGTATTGTTACCAATTTCCACCAACCCGGCTCAACGCTGATTCTTTTAATCTCTGCTCTCATTGGCGATGATTGGAAGCGTATATATAAGGAAGCACTAGAAAACGATTATCGCTTCCTGAGTTATGGCGATTCGTCGTTGCTTTTACCGTAA
- a CDS encoding (2Fe-2S)-binding protein, with the protein MAIFKLQINGRAYQADVDSDTPLLWVLRDNLGLVGTKYGCGIAQCGACTVHLDGEATRSCALPVSAIGKSKVTTIEGLSANGTHPVQKAWDKIDVPQCGYCQAGQIMTAAALLKRNPKPTQAEIDDTMTGNLCRCGTYHRIREAVKLASETISTTSVPSKAPKTK; encoded by the coding sequence ATGGCTATCTTCAAACTACAAATCAATGGGCGCGCCTATCAGGCTGACGTTGATTCCGATACACCTTTATTGTGGGTATTGCGAGACAATCTGGGCTTGGTTGGTACAAAATATGGGTGTGGAATCGCACAATGTGGTGCCTGTACTGTGCATTTAGATGGTGAAGCAACTCGTTCTTGTGCATTGCCCGTATCAGCCATTGGTAAATCGAAGGTGACAACGATTGAAGGCTTGTCCGCAAATGGAACGCACCCCGTCCAAAAAGCTTGGGACAAGATTGATGTCCCCCAATGTGGTTACTGCCAGGCAGGGCAGATTATGACCGCTGCAGCCTTACTTAAACGTAATCCTAAACCTACACAGGCTGAAATTGATGATACCATGACAGGCAATCTATGCCGTTGTGGGACCTACCATCGTATTCGTGAAGCCGTAAAACTCGCTTCTGAAACTATATCGACCACTTCTGTTCCTTCTAAAGCGCCAAAAACGAAATAG
- a CDS encoding xanthine dehydrogenase family protein molybdopterin-binding subunit — protein MRTLVDTNRRNFLKIAALTGGGLVLNFNWTDAESITSGTNTPIIAPGGIDFNSYLSINPQGIITILSPNPEVGQGIKTAFPIIVAEELDADWTKVIVEQAPLDTKKFERQVAGGSGSIPHSWKRLRTAGATARQMLLTAAAKRWNVPVLECTTAPNVVIHKGSNRQATYGELATEAAQLPVPTDVKLKEIKDFKLIGSTVNNVDNPKIITGKPLFGLDFYREGMLFAMIQRPAFGYKLKSLNAAAAKAMSGIVDVVTFDNSIAVVGKSTWQVKKAKDALKVEWEKADALESTADHNKLFKELLDSSNATVRRKDGDVETAFKNAAKVVKAEYQCPFLPHNPLEPMNFFAHVRSDGVELVGPTQTPELARNETAKLLGISPDKVSVQLTRMGGGFGRRLKADYVIEAVQVSKLVNAPVKLIWSREDDMTGGSYRPAVRYRFEAALDAQGNLIGYKLRGASINAGNATREDNFPSGAVENLLIDSADHKSPITTGPWRAPITNFLAFAEQSFIDEVAQAAGKDPVQFRLELLDKAKQKPVGAIKYDIDRMKGVIELAAEKSGWGKKKGADGKPVAQGFSVYFSHRSYVAQVGEVVMQKGKPVLQKVYSAADCGVVVNQSGAQQQVRGCVVDGIGHAMFGSLTFKDGVPQQKNFNEFRLIRLNEIPEVDVHFVQNEIEPTGLGEPSLPPAGAAVANAIFKATGKRLRSQPFVEQEELKAVL, from the coding sequence ATGCGAACCTTAGTCGATACAAATCGTAGGAATTTCTTAAAAATAGCTGCCCTGACAGGTGGTGGTTTGGTGTTGAATTTCAATTGGACCGATGCAGAGTCAATAACATCGGGGACGAATACACCAATTATTGCTCCAGGTGGAATTGATTTTAATAGTTATCTTTCCATTAATCCTCAGGGCATTATCACGATTCTGTCGCCGAATCCTGAAGTAGGGCAGGGTATCAAAACAGCTTTCCCAATTATCGTAGCGGAGGAGTTAGATGCTGACTGGACCAAAGTTATAGTTGAACAGGCTCCACTGGATACCAAGAAATTTGAACGACAGGTTGCTGGAGGAAGTGGTTCTATTCCCCATTCATGGAAACGACTACGTACTGCGGGTGCAACTGCTCGTCAGATGTTGCTTACCGCAGCGGCCAAACGCTGGAATGTACCTGTTTTGGAATGTACCACAGCCCCAAACGTGGTAATACACAAGGGAAGTAATCGTCAGGCTACTTATGGTGAGTTGGCCACCGAAGCGGCTCAATTACCAGTTCCTACCGATGTTAAGCTAAAGGAAATAAAAGATTTCAAGCTGATTGGAAGTACAGTTAACAATGTCGACAATCCAAAGATCATAACAGGCAAGCCTTTATTTGGGCTTGATTTTTATAGAGAAGGGATGTTGTTCGCCATGATACAGCGTCCAGCCTTTGGTTATAAGCTGAAATCGTTGAACGCTGCTGCAGCCAAAGCTATGTCGGGTATTGTTGATGTAGTGACGTTTGATAATAGCATAGCTGTAGTTGGCAAATCAACATGGCAGGTTAAGAAGGCGAAAGATGCGTTGAAAGTCGAGTGGGAAAAAGCCGACGCTTTAGAAAGCACCGCCGACCATAATAAACTGTTTAAAGAGCTATTAGATAGTTCGAATGCAACGGTTCGCCGAAAGGATGGTGATGTGGAAACAGCATTTAAGAATGCTGCGAAAGTTGTAAAAGCTGAATATCAATGCCCATTCTTGCCGCATAATCCACTCGAACCCATGAACTTCTTTGCGCATGTTCGATCTGACGGCGTTGAATTAGTTGGACCGACGCAAACTCCCGAGTTAGCACGGAACGAAACCGCTAAATTGCTAGGAATTTCGCCTGATAAAGTTTCGGTGCAGCTTACAAGAATGGGAGGAGGATTTGGTCGACGCCTGAAAGCAGATTATGTAATTGAGGCTGTACAAGTATCAAAGTTGGTTAATGCACCAGTAAAATTGATCTGGTCGCGTGAGGACGACATGACCGGAGGAAGCTATCGACCAGCTGTTCGGTATCGGTTTGAAGCTGCTTTAGATGCACAGGGTAACCTGATTGGTTATAAACTGCGCGGTGCTAGTATCAATGCGGGAAATGCAACGCGAGAAGATAATTTTCCGTCGGGCGCTGTGGAGAATCTGTTAATTGACAGCGCAGACCATAAATCGCCAATTACGACTGGGCCGTGGCGGGCACCGATCACCAACTTCCTGGCGTTTGCTGAGCAGTCATTTATTGATGAAGTGGCACAAGCCGCTGGTAAAGATCCCGTTCAATTCCGGCTGGAGCTCTTAGACAAAGCCAAGCAGAAACCAGTTGGCGCTATCAAATATGACATTGACCGAATGAAGGGTGTCATTGAATTAGCCGCTGAAAAGTCGGGATGGGGTAAAAAGAAGGGGGCCGATGGTAAACCTGTTGCGCAAGGGTTTAGCGTTTATTTCTCACACCGTTCGTATGTTGCCCAAGTAGGGGAGGTTGTGATGCAGAAGGGCAAGCCTGTCTTGCAGAAAGTGTATTCCGCAGCCGATTGCGGGGTTGTTGTTAACCAGAGTGGGGCTCAGCAGCAGGTTCGAGGGTGTGTTGTTGACGGAATTGGTCATGCCATGTTTGGAAGTCTTACCTTCAAAGATGGTGTGCCACAGCAAAAGAATTTCAATGAATTTCGGCTTATTCGGTTAAATGAAATCCCGGAAGTAGACGTACATTTTGTTCAAAACGAAATTGAACCTACTGGTTTAGGTGAACCTTCGTTGCCACCTGCTGGCGCTGCTGTTGCTAATGCAATTTTTAAAGCTACCGGAAAGCGATTAAGAAGCCAGCCATTTGTGGAACAGGAAGAATTAAAGGCTGTCTTGTAG
- a CDS encoding antibiotic biosynthesis monooxygenase family protein produces the protein MHARVIQFPLKPESIAEAVDYFRTSVGPALKELDGFKNSRMLTNPDTNKGLMVTIWETEEHRQAAEASGFLQGVLKKMGDYFAGPPTIDYYEVSVQV, from the coding sequence ATGCATGCACGAGTTATTCAATTTCCATTAAAACCTGAAAGTATCGCTGAGGCAGTTGATTATTTCCGTACTTCAGTTGGCCCGGCTCTGAAAGAGCTTGACGGTTTCAAAAACAGTCGAATGCTGACCAACCCAGACACCAATAAGGGATTGATGGTGACTATATGGGAAACTGAGGAGCATAGGCAAGCTGCCGAAGCCAGTGGTTTTCTTCAAGGAGTGCTTAAGAAGATGGGTGATTACTTCGCTGGCCCACCTACAATTGATTACTATGAAGTAAGCGTTCAGGTATAA
- a CDS encoding Gfo/Idh/MocA family protein yields MSLPTQPLRVLVVGCGNMGASHAIAYKTIGGFEICGIVSTGNSKVVLNERLGGGYALYDDYTTALKATQPDAVCISTYPDTHETFAIQAFEQGCHVFMEKPIADTVEGAKRVMAAAVSAGKKLAVGYILRHHPSWEKFVEVAQGLGKPLVMRMNLNQQSHGTMWTVHRNLMKSLSPIVDCGVHYIDVMCQMTRSKPVQVNAIGARLTNDIPADNYNYGQLQIRFEDGSVGWYEAGWGPMMSETAFFVKDVIGPDGCVSIVAKNAGSSGKSDNVDSHTKTESLRVHKAALDANDQFVETDTWIDMQDEPDHQELCNREQRYFLRAIQENLDLTDHMQDAVNSLQIAFACDESVRTGQPVML; encoded by the coding sequence ATGTCATTACCTACTCAACCCTTACGAGTACTCGTTGTCGGATGCGGCAACATGGGGGCATCGCATGCCATCGCTTACAAGACAATCGGAGGATTCGAAATTTGTGGCATCGTCTCAACTGGCAATAGCAAAGTGGTTCTTAATGAACGCCTTGGTGGTGGCTATGCCTTATATGACGATTATACCACAGCCTTGAAGGCAACTCAACCCGATGCAGTTTGTATTTCAACTTATCCAGATACGCACGAAACCTTTGCTATTCAAGCTTTTGAACAGGGATGTCATGTGTTCATGGAAAAGCCGATTGCTGATACTGTTGAGGGAGCCAAGCGCGTTATGGCAGCCGCTGTTTCTGCCGGGAAGAAGCTAGCTGTAGGCTATATTTTACGACACCATCCGTCCTGGGAAAAGTTTGTTGAAGTGGCGCAGGGGTTGGGTAAGCCGTTAGTTATGCGGATGAACCTAAATCAGCAAAGCCACGGCACGATGTGGACTGTACACCGGAATTTAATGAAAAGCCTGAGTCCAATTGTCGACTGTGGTGTGCATTATATTGATGTGATGTGTCAGATGACCCGTTCTAAACCCGTACAGGTTAATGCGATTGGAGCGCGACTCACGAATGATATACCAGCCGATAACTATAACTATGGCCAGTTGCAAATCCGGTTTGAAGATGGCTCTGTAGGTTGGTATGAAGCGGGTTGGGGCCCAATGATGAGCGAAACGGCCTTCTTCGTAAAGGATGTGATTGGACCAGATGGTTGCGTATCGATTGTGGCAAAAAATGCGGGCTCTTCCGGAAAATCAGATAACGTAGATTCGCACACAAAAACGGAATCGTTGCGGGTGCATAAAGCAGCTCTGGATGCTAACGACCAGTTTGTCGAAACAGATACCTGGATCGATATGCAGGACGAACCCGATCATCAGGAGCTCTGTAATCGTGAGCAACGCTATTTCCTCCGGGCTATTCAGGAAAATCTAGACCTGACCGATCATATGCAGGATGCCGTGAATAGCCTGCAAATTGCCTTCGCCTGCGATGAGTCTGTTCGAACAGGCCAGCCTGTCATGTTGTAA
- a CDS encoding D-alanine--D-alanine ligase family protein gives MKIGIFFGGPAREREVSFAGGRTALANLDKGLFEPVLVFVDGRGRFRLVTPEFLGSSSLRETLPQDSSGFSVYDESLSPDALDTTLPELRPEQFRDHFDLAFLAMHGPDCEDGAIQGLLEWYKMPYTGPGLVGSAVGINKILQNELIALANGQQKKTTTISRDAYEQADKAQFFKSLTEHLGLPIVVKAPHQGSSIGVAIVREADLTQFCRAVEQCFFTMTIQPDGWSKLSEWADLAPADKHELAQKMVSLDSGISFPVVIEQTGEVIKHPADFIARLDEITKQGSGSITLASLNAEDEVLFEEFISGQEFSCGVIQDDNQVAIALPPTEIYNVTSFDFESKYKLNTTKKRIPVETSLENNRKIQLAVSEVFSRLGINVYARIDGFLTPAGDVLLHDPNTIPGMSPSSLIFKQMAEIGLNLANSLTYLIRQSLRERIRTGKDTFHLKRLLADLDAQLANRKANPLPERVISFGVSDEEFATAKQRYNELAASGTVRPSLMYIKSKLESHEIPVNLLFKDTIEELEIALSQPRHPLLVETTERAWHIAERYV, from the coding sequence GTGAAAATAGGCATTTTCTTCGGTGGTCCAGCGCGAGAGCGCGAAGTGTCGTTTGCGGGTGGTCGCACGGCTTTAGCAAATTTGGATAAGGGTCTTTTCGAGCCTGTCCTAGTGTTTGTAGATGGACGTGGTCGGTTTCGGCTCGTTACACCCGAATTTCTAGGATCTTCTTCTTTGCGTGAGACTTTACCACAAGATAGCTCTGGGTTCTCGGTCTATGATGAATCGCTCAGTCCGGATGCCCTGGATACCACCTTACCTGAACTCCGCCCTGAACAATTTCGTGACCATTTTGATTTGGCCTTTCTGGCTATGCACGGTCCCGATTGCGAAGATGGTGCCATTCAAGGTTTACTGGAATGGTACAAAATGCCCTATACTGGACCAGGACTGGTTGGCTCAGCCGTGGGAATCAATAAAATCCTGCAAAATGAACTGATCGCATTGGCTAATGGACAGCAGAAGAAAACGACGACGATCAGCCGGGATGCTTACGAACAGGCTGATAAAGCGCAGTTTTTCAAGTCATTAACCGAGCATCTTGGCTTACCCATCGTAGTTAAAGCTCCGCATCAGGGCTCCTCTATAGGTGTGGCAATCGTACGCGAAGCTGATCTAACACAGTTTTGTCGGGCTGTTGAGCAGTGCTTTTTCACCATGACTATTCAACCCGATGGCTGGAGCAAGTTAAGCGAATGGGCTGATTTAGCGCCAGCGGACAAGCATGAACTGGCTCAGAAAATGGTTAGTCTTGATTCGGGTATCAGCTTCCCGGTCGTGATAGAACAAACGGGTGAGGTAATTAAACACCCTGCTGATTTCATTGCCAGGCTAGACGAAATTACCAAACAAGGCAGTGGATCTATCACGCTTGCCTCGTTGAACGCCGAAGATGAAGTTCTATTTGAAGAATTTATCAGCGGACAAGAGTTTTCGTGTGGTGTCATTCAGGACGATAACCAGGTGGCCATTGCGCTACCACCAACCGAAATTTATAACGTAACGAGTTTTGACTTTGAATCGAAATACAAGCTCAATACCACCAAAAAGCGTATTCCGGTCGAAACAAGTTTAGAGAATAACCGTAAGATTCAGTTAGCGGTCAGCGAAGTGTTTTCGCGACTTGGCATCAATGTGTATGCCCGAATAGATGGTTTTTTAACGCCTGCTGGCGATGTTCTGCTCCACGATCCCAACACGATTCCAGGCATGTCGCCCTCTTCGCTGATTTTTAAGCAAATGGCAGAAATTGGTCTAAATCTGGCCAATTCACTTACATACCTTATTCGCCAGTCTTTACGCGAACGCATCCGCACAGGCAAAGATACGTTTCACCTAAAGCGCCTGCTTGCTGACCTTGACGCTCAGCTGGCTAATCGAAAAGCCAATCCATTACCCGAGCGCGTAATTTCATTTGGGGTAAGTGATGAGGAGTTTGCTACGGCTAAACAACGATACAATGAACTGGCAGCTTCTGGCACGGTTCGGCCATCGTTGATGTACATTAAGAGTAAACTAGAATCGCACGAAATTCCGGTGAATCTACTCTTCAAAGACACTATTGAGGAACTGGAAATTGCCCTCAGTCAACCACGCCATCCTCTACTGGTTGAAACGACTGAGCGTGCCTGGCACATCGCAGAGCGATACGTGTAA
- a CDS encoding NifU family protein: METVVSNDQLITKIEQALDSMRPYLAADGGNVKVLEVTDDKIVRLELMGSCGSCPMSAMTFKGGLEEAILKAVPEITKVEAINITPAF; this comes from the coding sequence ATGGAAACGGTAGTTAGTAACGACCAACTTATTACGAAAATTGAACAGGCGCTTGACTCGATGCGGCCTTATCTGGCAGCAGATGGTGGTAATGTCAAGGTCTTAGAGGTGACCGACGATAAAATTGTACGACTTGAACTGATGGGTTCATGTGGTTCATGTCCTATGTCGGCAATGACCTTTAAAGGTGGCCTGGAAGAAGCTATTCTGAAGGCAGTGCCAGAAATTACCAAAGTGGAAGCGATCAATATTACGCCTGCGTTTTAA
- a CDS encoding Mrp/NBP35 family ATP-binding protein, with the protein MSDYRLSKEAVLRALSTVEEPDLKRDLVSLNMVKDITLGISSVRFTVVLTTPACPLKEVIRKRCEDAIHTHIGADIQITIDMSSDVTSTRANAPTLPGVKNIIAVSSGKGGVGKSTVTANLAIALHKSGAKVGIIDADIYGPSMPTMFGAENIQPRVFQVDGQTRMEPIQQFGIKMLSMGLLVAPGQAIIWRGTMAGRALQQFFSDADWGELDYLLIDLPPGTGDIHLTLVQTVPVTGAIIVTTPQKVALADATKGLAMFRQPQINVPVLGVIENMSYFTPAELPDHKYYIFGKGGGQLLADQFDVPMLGQIPLVQSIREAGDDGRPAISVGEPVASEAFRSVAEALAQQVAIRNATIDRTERVQVA; encoded by the coding sequence ATGTCTGATTACCGATTATCAAAAGAAGCCGTTTTACGGGCGCTGAGTACCGTTGAAGAACCCGACTTAAAGCGTGACCTTGTTTCGCTTAACATGGTTAAGGATATCACGCTGGGCATTAGTTCTGTTCGCTTTACAGTTGTGCTAACAACTCCAGCCTGTCCGCTGAAGGAAGTTATCCGTAAGCGATGCGAGGATGCCATTCATACGCACATCGGGGCAGACATTCAGATTACTATCGACATGAGTTCGGACGTGACGTCTACCCGAGCCAATGCCCCAACGCTACCCGGTGTGAAAAACATCATTGCTGTTTCATCGGGCAAAGGCGGGGTTGGTAAATCGACGGTCACGGCCAATTTGGCAATTGCGCTACATAAGTCAGGAGCGAAAGTCGGTATTATCGACGCTGATATTTACGGTCCTTCTATGCCAACCATGTTCGGCGCTGAGAATATCCAGCCCCGCGTTTTTCAGGTAGATGGCCAAACCCGGATGGAGCCTATTCAGCAATTTGGTATCAAAATGCTATCGATGGGTCTGTTAGTAGCACCGGGTCAGGCAATTATCTGGCGGGGAACAATGGCTGGCCGCGCCTTACAACAATTTTTTAGCGATGCGGATTGGGGCGAGTTAGATTACTTACTCATTGATTTGCCACCAGGTACTGGCGATATTCACCTCACACTCGTACAGACTGTTCCGGTGACAGGAGCCATCATTGTAACAACCCCGCAGAAAGTAGCGTTAGCTGATGCAACAAAAGGGTTGGCTATGTTCCGTCAGCCACAAATCAATGTACCGGTGTTAGGCGTGATTGAAAATATGTCTTACTTCACTCCTGCCGAATTACCTGACCACAAATACTATATTTTTGGCAAAGGAGGAGGGCAACTATTAGCCGATCAATTTGATGTGCCGATGTTAGGGCAGATTCCACTTGTGCAGAGCATTCGGGAAGCCGGTGACGATGGCCGACCTGCGATAAGTGTTGGCGAACCCGTTGCCAGTGAAGCCTTCAGGTCGGTTGCCGAAGCATTGGCGCAACAAGTAGCTATTCGAAATGCAACAATTGACCGCACAGAGCGTGTTCAGGTTGCATAA
- a CDS encoding GSCFA domain-containing protein: protein MQFHTEFSPEVLPHRIGLNSQIVTIGSCFADVMGQRLVDAKLSVLNNPFGTIFNPVSISKLLTMALRGTSPDENGYIERDGVWFHYDFHSMLWANNQAELRDKLIACLTQTSDAIRKADFLFLTLGSAMVYRHIETGKVVANCHKMPGALFEKYLYQIDHLRDDMNRLLKTLHKVNPNLKVLVTVSPVRHTRDTLPLNNVSKSILRVIAHELTVWNDWITYFPAYELMMDDLRDYRFYEADLIHPNTQAHDYIFGKFAECAFDPDLRNFISKWTQITKSLAHRPLYGHNSPAHRQFLIKLIAELETMSKRIDVSAELAEVQGRLEKCILSNV from the coding sequence ATGCAATTTCATACCGAATTTTCGCCCGAAGTACTCCCCCATCGCATTGGCTTGAATAGCCAAATTGTGACCATTGGCTCCTGTTTTGCCGACGTTATGGGGCAGCGATTAGTCGATGCTAAATTAAGCGTACTGAATAATCCGTTTGGTACGATCTTCAATCCAGTCTCCATTTCGAAACTGCTAACAATGGCTTTACGGGGAACTTCTCCCGATGAAAATGGCTATATTGAACGGGATGGCGTTTGGTTTCACTACGATTTTCATTCAATGCTCTGGGCGAACAATCAGGCTGAACTTCGCGACAAACTGATTGCGTGTTTAACGCAAACTTCCGACGCCATTCGCAAGGCCGATTTTTTGTTTCTTACGCTCGGGTCGGCGATGGTCTACCGACACATCGAAACCGGGAAAGTAGTTGCCAATTGCCATAAAATGCCAGGGGCGCTGTTTGAAAAGTACCTCTACCAGATTGACCATCTTCGCGATGACATGAATCGGTTACTGAAAACGCTTCACAAAGTCAATCCGAACTTAAAGGTATTGGTAACGGTAAGCCCTGTTCGTCACACTCGCGATACACTTCCTCTCAACAACGTCAGCAAATCGATACTACGGGTTATTGCGCATGAGCTGACGGTATGGAATGACTGGATAACCTATTTCCCGGCTTACGAGCTGATGATGGATGATCTACGCGACTATCGGTTTTACGAAGCCGATTTGATTCATCCCAATACACAGGCGCATGACTATATTTTTGGGAAGTTTGCCGAATGTGCGTTTGATCCTGACCTTCGCAATTTTATCAGCAAATGGACACAAATCACCAAATCGCTTGCCCATCGTCCACTTTATGGCCACAACAGTCCAGCTCATCGGCAGTTTCTGATCAAATTAATAGCCGAATTAGAAACTATGTCGAAACGAATCGACGTCTCGGCGGAACTGGCAGAGGTGCAGGGGCGTTTAGAAAAATGTATACTGAGTAATGTGTAG
- the rplI gene encoding 50S ribosomal protein L9: protein MNIILKTDIAGLGYKNDTVAVKPGYGRNYLIPQGFAMMATDSNKKIVAENIRQAAHKAEKLKNDAQAIADGIGDMTLTIPAKAGDSGKIFGRVTNTQVADALRTKGFDIDRKKITVEDVKVLGTYEASIDLHKDVKHKVKFEVVSAE from the coding sequence ATGAATATCATTTTAAAAACCGATATTGCCGGCCTGGGCTATAAGAACGACACCGTTGCGGTGAAGCCTGGTTACGGCCGCAATTACCTGATTCCTCAGGGATTTGCGATGATGGCAACCGATTCGAATAAGAAGATCGTTGCCGAAAACATTCGCCAAGCAGCTCACAAAGCTGAAAAACTGAAAAACGATGCCCAGGCTATCGCTGACGGTATCGGCGATATGACGTTGACGATCCCAGCAAAAGCAGGTGACAGCGGCAAAATCTTCGGCCGTGTGACCAACACGCAGGTTGCTGATGCGCTACGCACGAAAGGCTTCGACATCGACCGTAAGAAAATCACGGTTGAAGATGTTAAAGTTCTTGGCACCTACGAAGCGTCAATTGACCTTCACAAGGATGTTAAGCATAAAGTGAAATTCGAAGTCGTTTCGGCTGAATAA
- the rpsR gene encoding 30S ribosomal protein S18, with translation MSLQNESVSKSENRKKYDRFKKAGIKYIDYKDGNFLLKLLNEQGKILPRRLTGTSLKNQRKVAQAVKRARHLAILPYVGDSLK, from the coding sequence ATGAGTTTGCAAAACGAATCAGTTTCGAAAAGCGAGAACCGCAAAAAGTATGACCGCTTCAAGAAAGCCGGCATTAAATATATCGATTACAAGGATGGCAACTTCCTGCTGAAACTGTTGAACGAACAGGGTAAAATTTTACCTCGTCGGTTAACGGGTACAAGCCTTAAAAACCAGCGTAAAGTGGCCCAGGCCGTCAAACGCGCTCGTCATTTAGCCATCCTCCCATACGTAGGCGATTCTCTAAAATAG